One window of Triticum dicoccoides isolate Atlit2015 ecotype Zavitan chromosome 5A, WEW_v2.0, whole genome shotgun sequence genomic DNA carries:
- the LOC119297045 gene encoding putative F-box protein At3g16210: MDCPKRSASAGLPEDSLVEILARVPARSVYRSKCVAKAWRDLIEDPLHRKKLPQTLQGFFLIDKETHRQRVCFTNLLDRSGPLQIDRNLAFLKESPGIGTLDFSDSCNGLLLFEHKLEAWPYNLLGYVVCNPATKQWVEVPRDGPPLP, from the coding sequence ATGGACTGCCCCAAGCGGAGCGCGAGCGCCGGCCTCCCCGAAGACTCCTTGGTGGAGATCCTCGCGCGCGTCCCCGCCAGGTCCGTCTACCGCTCCAAGTGCGTCGCGAAGGCATGGCGCGACCTCATCGAAGATCCCCTCCACCGCAAGAAACTCCCCCAAACCCTACAAGGCTTCTTCCTCATTGACAAGGAGACCCATAGGCAGCGTGTCTGCTTCACAAATCTGCTTGATAGATCCGGGCCTCTCCAGATCGACCGTAACCTCGCCTTCCTGAAGGAATCGCCCGGGATTGGGACTCTCGACTTCTCCGATTCCTGTAACGGGCTCCTCCTCTTCGAGCACAAACTGGAGGCATGGCCATATAATCTATTGGGCTATGTCGTATGCAACCCCGCCACGAAGCAGTGGGTGGAGGTGCCCAGAGACGGCCCTCCGCTTCCGTAG